The genomic DNA AAGCCAACAATACCGACATCTTCGAGACTTTCCGCGCCATGGGGGATGGCCTGCGATGCGGTGACGATAGCGGGCAGAAAAACAGTCCCCAGGTTCACGCCCGCCTCGGAGATGGCGTTGCTTGCCAGTTGCATCTGGGAGGCGGTGGTCTTGACCCGTTCGTTGAACTCCTTCTGCATGGACCCCGCGTAGTTCGTCTCCTTGGACACCAGATCCAGGGCGTTCTTGTAGCTGTCCAGACCAGCCAAAAGAATGGAGATGTCGTCGGCGTACTGCCTGCCGAAGATCGTGGCCAGGGTCTCGGACTGGGTCTGCTTGTCCAGGCTTTTCAGGGTCTCCAGGAACGTCAGCAGGGTTTGTTGCGGATTCCTGCCGATGTCGGCGGCCAGTTTTTCCGCAGAGATGCCCATCCGGGCCAACGCCTGTTTGAAATCCGCCTCGCGGGTGGGCGCGGTCTGCAGGATCAGCATCATTGCGTTGATCGCGGTGGCGGCAATCTCCGGAGGACGTCCCAAGGCCAGGAAAGCGGTTCCGAGGGCGGCGGATTCGGTGTTGGCCAGACCAAATACCTTGGCCATGCCTCCGGTGCGATTCATCACGTTGAGAATGTCTTTTTCAACCGCATTCGTGTTGTTGCCCAGATGGTTGATGGCATCTCCCAGGCGTTGCGTTTCCGGCACGGTCAATTTGAAGATGTTCATCAACCGCCCGACCGCCTCTCCGGCCTCGTTGGGAGAGATGTTGAAGGCGGTGGACATCTTGGCGACGACTTCGGTGAAACCACGGATCTCTTTGGAGGCGATTCCCATCTGCCCACCCGCTTCAGCGATTTTCGCCAGTCCCTCCAGGGGCACGGGAATTTCACGAGCCATCCCCTTGATATCGGCGGTCAGTTCTTTGAAGGCACCCGGTGTGGGAAAATCCACCACTTTTCTCACATTCGACATGGCGGATTCAAAGGCAATGGCCTCCCTGGATGACAGGCCGATACCCGCGCCCACGATGGCCAATTGCACCAGTTGCTCCCGGACCAGCATCAGGCGTCCCGCCCAACTGTCCGTGCCATTGCGCAAGGCGAGGATCCCCTCGGTCATCCTGACATGCGCCCTGGCCAGCTCGACACCGGTGAGATTGCCAGTAGCCCTCAGACGCTCGTAGGCCGCCTGAAGACGCAGCACCTCCCGATCCGTGTTGACCCTGGGGCCAAGGTTGAGGACGTTTCTGGCATCCTGGGTTCTGTTCATCAATCTGGCTTGCGCCTGAAATTTCGCCTCGTTGGCGGCCAGTTCGGCGCGAAGTCTGGCTTGTGCGGCGGCCAATCCGGTCGTTGATACCCCGGCAGCGGCCATGGAGGTGCGCAGGACGTTCAACGCGATGCTCTGCTGGATAAAGGTGGCCTGGGCGTCCGCCGCCGCTTTTTTGGCTTTTTCGAACTCCTGCTTCAGCCCTTTGACGGGTGGGCCGACCTGGTTGAAGGCAGCACCCAGCCGGGTGGCTTCCGCCTGGGCTTTCACCCACTCGGCGCGGGACTCCGCAACCCCTGTTTTGAGTTCCCGGAAGGCGGTAATGCTCGCCAAGGCGGACTGGATGCGCAGGCTCTCCTCTTTGGCGGCCTGGGTCATGCCGCGCATGCCGTCGGCCACGGTTTTCCTGACACTCCCCATGCCACGCCCGATGTCGGCGGTGTTCATGAAGAGCGTGAATTCCAGCGAAGCGGTGGGCATGGTTTATTTGCTCTTCATCGATGCGGTCAACTCTTCGGTCGCGGCCAGAAAAACAGGCCATGGGTAATCCCACACACCCGCATGACCAGCCCGCGCCAGGGCGCAGGCCGACCAGACCAGATTCTTGATCATGCCGGGGATGTCGTCTCCGGAGGCTCCGGATTGGCTAGCATCCATTGATCGGAGTTGATCAAGGCTGCATACGCTGAATGGGACTCCATCTCCCACATCAGCATCCTGCGCCTGCGCACGGTAAAAAAATCCGGGTTCATCTCCTGACAGGCGTCGATCAAGATCCTGATCTCCGAGGGCACCAGCGCGTCCAGCTCTGCCAACGAAAGGTTGGACATCAGCACGATGTCGGTCAAAGATGCGTCGTTGAACAGGCCATGGGTCACGAAATCAATGGTGCTGGTTTTGAGTTTTTCCAGTTCAACGAGCCAGTTGCGCATTTCGGCAACCGTTGGTTCCCGGATGATCACTTCGCGGGCAGGATCGCCCAGAGTGATGCTCTTGGTGCGTCGCATGGTCGTCATCACACCACCATCTTGATGTTGCAGTAAGCACTGATATCTTCACCGGTTTTGGTGTCGTCATTCAGCACGGTGCCGGTCAGCGTCAGGGTGGCGAAATCCTCGCCGATGAAGGCCAGATCCTTGGGTGCGGAGAACTTGACCCGGTACATATCGACGCTCAATGGCTTGCCGTTGCGCGCGAAGTTCTTGCCCGCGAACACCACCTGGTACTCTTCCCCGGCCTTGACCAACGCCTCGATGTTGGTCCCCTCGGTGGTGGTGTAGGCCACTTCGACCGGGGTGCCCGCCTCGGAGATCTTGCTGGAGGTGTCCGGGATGAAGATGCCCGCGCTGGTGATCTCGTATTCGCTGGCGGCCAACGCCCGCAATCCCTTGTCCGTCCAGGTGGCGGTCCCGTCGGTGGTGTCGGTGCCATCGGTCTTCCAGGCGGGGGCGGCGGCCCCGGAGGTGCCAGCCGTTTTGCACTCATAATAATGGGTGCCCGCGATGGGTTTGACCAATTGCCCGACGGCGTAGGCCGTGGACGCCACCCAGGCGTCCAGTGCCAGGGTCAGCGTCACCGCCGTCGGGCCGACGCCCGCAAGCTGAATCAGCCCGCCAGGGTAGGCGGTACGCGCCTCGCTGGTGAACGCTTGCGACGCCAAGACCGAATCGACGCCACGCAGGGCCATGGCCAGATTCTTCACGGAGAGG from Magnetococcales bacterium includes the following:
- a CDS encoding phage tail tape measure protein codes for the protein MPTASLEFTLFMNTADIGRGMGSVRKTVADGMRGMTQAAKEESLRIQSALASITAFRELKTGVAESRAEWVKAQAEATRLGAAFNQVGPPVKGLKQEFEKAKKAAADAQATFIQQSIALNVLRTSMAAAGVSTTGLAAAQARLRAELAANEAKFQAQARLMNRTQDARNVLNLGPRVNTDREVLRLQAAYERLRATGNLTGVELARAHVRMTEGILALRNGTDSWAGRLMLVREQLVQLAIVGAGIGLSSREAIAFESAMSNVRKVVDFPTPGAFKELTADIKGMAREIPVPLEGLAKIAEAGGQMGIASKEIRGFTEVVAKMSTAFNISPNEAGEAVGRLMNIFKLTVPETQRLGDAINHLGNNTNAVEKDILNVMNRTGGMAKVFGLANTESAALGTAFLALGRPPEIAATAINAMMLILQTAPTREADFKQALARMGISAEKLAADIGRNPQQTLLTFLETLKSLDKQTQSETLATIFGRQYADDISILLAGLDSYKNALDLVSKETNYAGSMQKEFNERVKTTASQMQLASNAISEAGVNLGTVFLPAIVTASQAIPHGAESLEDVGIVG